In Buchnera aphidicola (Kaburagia rhusicola ensigallis), the following are encoded in one genomic region:
- the lipB gene encoding lipoyl(octanoyl) transferase LipB: MKSNLKIRNLGLRHIKVISNYMKYFTITRDKFTLDEIWLVQHYPTFTFGISEKKCRWFIPKNIPILFSNRGGKTTYHGPGQLVVYFLLDLVRRKMKISQLILLMQKIILSTLQCFSIHAYASKKFPGIYVNDKKICSFGLRIKKGCSLHGMALNIDMNLSPFNYINPCGNNIKMTQVIDIQPSLSFRIVQSVLINNIKNIFYDFNVNI; the protein is encoded by the coding sequence GTGAAATCTAACCTTAAAATTCGTAATTTAGGATTACGTCATATTAAAGTTATATCAAATTATATGAAATATTTTACTATTACGAGAGATAAATTTACGTTAGATGAAATATGGTTAGTACAACACTATCCTACCTTTACTTTTGGAATTAGTGAAAAAAAATGTCGTTGGTTTATTCCAAAAAATATTCCAATTTTATTTAGTAACAGAGGAGGAAAAACGACATATCATGGCCCAGGTCAGTTAGTAGTATATTTTTTATTAGATTTAGTACGTCGTAAAATGAAAATAAGTCAACTTATTTTATTAATGCAAAAAATAATATTGTCTACTTTGCAATGTTTTTCTATTCATGCATATGCTTCCAAAAAATTTCCTGGAATATATGTAAACGATAAAAAAATATGTTCTTTTGGATTGCGTATTAAAAAAGGTTGTTCTCTACATGGTATGGCTTTAAACATTGATATGAATCTGTCTCCATTTAACTATATTAATCCTTGCGGGAATAACATTAAAATGACACAAGTCATTGATATTCAACCTTCTTTAAGTTTTAGAATAGTTCAATCAGTATTAATAAACAACATTAAAAATATTTTTTATGATTTTAATGTAAATATATAG
- the lipA gene encoding lipoyl synthase, which yields MHDKKSKKLCNKNINTLYKKNISVKVLPNFSDQILKKPNWVKIKFPSDTKKIRRTKYTLRKNKLNTVCEQALCPNLFECFNKGTATFMILGAICTRRCPFCAIDHGNNPSVINLKEPQQLAKAVIDLNMNYIVITSVVRDDLKDRGAEHFLNCIQAIRQKKNVIIEILVPDFRGALRNAIKTISLSPPDVFNHNLENVPRLYKLVRPGANYKKSLKLLELFKINNPMIPTKSGLMLGLGETENEVIQVMKDLFNSGTSILTLGQYLQPSIAHFPVQRYVDPLEFLQFQKEALSIGFEKAFCGPFVRSSYHAEFQYKHSKSILKNI from the coding sequence ATGCATGATAAAAAGTCAAAAAAATTATGTAACAAAAATATTAACACATTATATAAAAAAAACATATCAGTAAAAGTTTTGCCAAATTTTAGTGACCAAATTTTAAAAAAACCTAACTGGGTAAAAATTAAATTTCCATCTGATACAAAAAAAATTCGTCGTACTAAATATACTTTGAGAAAAAACAAGTTAAATACTGTGTGCGAACAAGCATTGTGTCCAAATTTATTTGAATGCTTTAATAAAGGTACAGCTACGTTTATGATTCTTGGTGCAATTTGTACTAGGAGATGCCCTTTTTGTGCAATAGACCATGGAAATAATCCATCTGTTATTAATTTAAAAGAACCACAACAATTAGCTAAAGCTGTAATAGACCTAAATATGAATTATATTGTTATTACTTCTGTAGTTCGAGATGATTTAAAAGATCGAGGAGCAGAGCATTTTTTAAATTGTATTCAAGCTATTCGTCAAAAGAAAAACGTTATAATTGAAATTTTAGTTCCAGATTTTAGGGGAGCTTTGCGAAATGCTATTAAAACTATTAGTTTATCTCCACCAGATGTATTTAATCACAATTTAGAAAATGTACCGAGATTATATAAATTAGTACGACCTGGAGCAAATTACAAAAAATCACTAAAATTATTAGAACTATTTAAAATCAATAATCCAATGATTCCAACTAAATCAGGTTTGATGTTGGGATTAGGAGAAACTGAAAACGAAGTAATACAGGTTATGAAAGATTTGTTTAATAGTGGTACAAGTATATTAACTTTGGGTCAATATTTGCAACCTAGTATTGCGCATTTTCCAGTTCAAAGATATGTTGATCCATTAGAATTTTTGCAATTTCAAAAAGAAGCATTATCAATAGGATTTGAAAAAGCTTTCTGCGGACCTTTTGTTCGTTCATCTTATCATGCTGAATTCCAATATAAACATTCTAAATCTATTTTAAAAAATATATGA
- the pyrF gene encoding orotidine-5'-phosphate decarboxylase → MTIQKPIIIIALDFVSKNKAMKLINTLNPNIYALKIGKIMFTLFGNKFIKELQKMGFNIFLDLKFYDIPHTIFKTIQAVASLDVWMISIHICGGIQMLHSAKLALKPFHEKKPLLMGVTALTSFDELDIRNMGINMSIQNYVLVLSKLAQNCNLDGIICPGNTVLDVKKNLGKKLKILVPGIRFQKSMCYDQKNVITPQQAKKYNVDYIVVGRAITSLKNPSIVLKNIYSNLKI, encoded by the coding sequence ATGACTATTCAAAAACCAATTATTATTATTGCTTTAGATTTTGTTAGCAAAAATAAAGCCATGAAACTAATAAATACTCTTAATCCTAATATTTATGCACTAAAAATAGGAAAGATTATGTTTACTTTATTTGGAAACAAATTTATAAAAGAACTACAAAAAATGGGATTTAATATTTTTTTAGATCTAAAATTCTATGATATTCCTCATACAATATTTAAAACTATACAAGCAGTAGCTAGTTTAGATGTGTGGATGATTAGTATACACATCTGTGGAGGTATACAAATGTTACATTCAGCTAAGTTAGCATTAAAACCTTTCCATGAAAAAAAACCGCTACTAATGGGTGTAACAGCACTTACTAGTTTTGATGAATTAGATATTCGCAATATGGGAATTAATATGTCCATTCAAAATTATGTGTTAGTTCTATCAAAATTAGCACAAAATTGTAATTTAGATGGCATTATTTGTCCAGGAAATACAGTGTTAGACGTTAAAAAAAACCTAGGAAAAAAGCTAAAAATATTAGTGCCTGGAATTCGATTCCAAAAAAGTATGTGCTATGATCAAAAAAACGTTATTACTCCGCAACAAGCTAAAAAATATAATGTTGATTATATTGTTGTTGGAAGGGCTATTACATCTCTAAAAAATCCATCCATTGTATTAAAAAACATTTATTCTAATTTAAAAATTTAA
- the ribA gene encoding GTP cyclohydrolase II, translating into MQLKRIAETKLPTIFGEFLMIVFEEKNGGKNHIALVYGNIKNHRPVLSRIHSECLSGDALFSLRCDCGFQLQSALMTIAQAGSGVLIYHRQEGRNIGLSNKVRAYALQDIGLDTVEANHYLGFSKDERDFTFCADIFKLLDIKKIRLLTNNPLKVKILKKNGIKIIERISLIVGRNSNNYKYLNTKAKKMGHILPILNK; encoded by the coding sequence ATGCAGCTTAAAAGGATAGCAGAAACTAAATTACCTACTATATTTGGTGAATTTTTGATGATTGTTTTCGAAGAGAAAAATGGAGGAAAAAATCATATTGCTTTAGTTTACGGAAATATCAAAAATCATCGTCCAGTTTTATCAAGAATTCATTCTGAATGTCTTTCGGGTGATGCATTATTTAGTTTGCGTTGTGATTGTGGCTTTCAGTTACAATCAGCATTAATGACTATTGCTCAAGCTGGTAGTGGAGTACTTATATATCACCGCCAAGAAGGAAGAAATATTGGTTTATCCAATAAAGTTCGGGCTTATGCATTACAAGATATAGGATTAGATACTGTTGAAGCTAATCATTATTTAGGCTTTTCTAAAGATGAAAGGGATTTTACTTTTTGCGCAGATATATTTAAACTATTAGATATAAAAAAAATACGATTATTAACGAATAATCCGTTAAAAGTAAAAATATTAAAAAAAAATGGTATTAAAATTATAGAAAGAATATCATTAATCGTTGGAAGAAATTCCAACAATTACAAATATTTAAATACTAAAGCAAAAAAAATGGGTCACATTTTACCAATTTTAAATAAATAA
- the cls gene encoding cardiolipin synthase produces MANFSYIVTWLTILGYWLLIFSVTIRIFSKRRAISSAMAWLLAIYILPIIGVITWLFFKEFYLGKRRLKLASTMWSKKNKWLSNLKSCSSIFEKNNSEVATSVFQLCKHRQGISGVKYSKLKLLANTKEIIKTLIHDIYLARKNIEIVFYIWKPGGLADDVAIALMKSAKRGIKCRVMLDSAGSLEFFRSKWANIMRNSGIQIVEALKISLYHFFLRRIDLRQHRKFILIDNYITYTGSMNLVDPRLFKRSSKVGQWIDLMIRIEGPVATTMGIVYSCDWEIETGKKIFPRKPKCKVDALSKNETSAIQIIASGPGFTENIIHQVLLTSIYSARKKIIITTPYLIPSDDLLYAICSAAQRGVEVSLIIPKSNDSILVKWASRVFFSELLESGVKIYQFEKGLLHSKSILIDTQLSLIGTANLDMRSLWLNLEITLVVDNKTFGKDLFLLHNEYISHSKLVDPKLWAIRSYWEKVIEKLFYLLSPLL; encoded by the coding sequence ATGGCTAATTTTTCTTATATAGTCACTTGGTTAACTATTTTGGGATATTGGTTATTAATTTTTAGTGTAACTATACGTATATTTTCTAAACGTCGAGCAATATCATCAGCAATGGCTTGGTTATTGGCTATTTACATACTTCCTATAATAGGTGTTATCACTTGGTTGTTTTTCAAAGAATTTTATCTTGGGAAAAGACGATTAAAATTAGCTAGTACTATGTGGTCGAAAAAAAATAAGTGGTTAAGTAATTTAAAATCTTGTAGTTCTATTTTTGAAAAAAATAACAGTGAAGTAGCCACTTCAGTATTTCAGTTATGCAAACATAGACAAGGAATATCAGGTGTTAAATATAGTAAATTAAAATTGTTAGCTAACACAAAAGAAATTATTAAGACTTTAATACATGATATTTATTTAGCAAGAAAAAATATTGAAATCGTATTTTATATTTGGAAACCTGGCGGATTAGCGGATGATGTAGCAATAGCTTTAATGAAATCAGCTAAAAGAGGAATAAAATGTAGAGTCATGTTAGATTCTGCAGGTAGTTTAGAATTTTTTAGAAGTAAGTGGGCTAACATCATGCGTAACTCTGGAATACAAATAGTTGAAGCGCTAAAAATAAGTTTATATCACTTTTTCCTTAGAAGAATTGACTTGAGACAGCATCGAAAATTTATTCTTATAGATAACTATATTACGTACACAGGAAGTATGAATTTGGTAGATCCACGCTTGTTTAAAAGATCATCAAAAGTTGGTCAATGGATAGACTTAATGATACGTATAGAAGGGCCAGTGGCTACTACTATGGGAATCGTATATTCTTGTGATTGGGAAATAGAAACAGGAAAAAAAATTTTTCCACGAAAACCAAAATGTAAAGTAGATGCCTTATCTAAAAACGAAACTTCTGCTATACAAATAATTGCTTCTGGTCCAGGATTTACTGAAAATATAATTCATCAAGTATTATTAACTTCTATTTATTCAGCAAGAAAGAAAATAATAATAACAACTCCATATTTAATTCCCAGCGATGATTTGCTATATGCGATATGCTCAGCTGCTCAAAGAGGTGTAGAAGTAAGTTTAATCATCCCAAAGAGTAATGATTCTATATTAGTTAAATGGGCTAGTCGTGTTTTTTTCAGTGAGTTGTTAGAATCTGGAGTAAAAATTTATCAATTCGAAAAAGGATTGTTACATAGCAAAAGTATCTTAATAGACACGCAACTCAGTTTAATTGGTACTGCAAATTTAGACATGAGAAGTTTATGGTTAAATTTAGAAATTACCTTAGTAGTAGACAACAAAACTTTCGGAAAAGATTTATTTTTATTACATAATGAATATATTTCGCATTCTAAATTAGTAGATCCAAAATTATGGGCTATTAGATCTTACTGGGAGAAAGTAATAGAAAAATTATTTTATTTGTTAAGCCCTTTATTATAA
- the yciA gene encoding acyl-CoA thioester hydrolase YciA yields MNKKCKLPTGKIVLRTLAMPANTNANGDIFGGWIMSQMDIGGAILAKEIAGGRVVTVSVNGMTFLRSVSVGDVVSCYAHCIKVGNSSITVKIEVWIKKVTSEPLGLHYCTTEAVFVYVAIDKKGKPRNIFPLSIM; encoded by the coding sequence ATGAATAAAAAATGTAAATTACCAACAGGAAAAATAGTCTTACGAACTTTAGCTATGCCAGCAAATACTAATGCAAACGGAGATATTTTTGGAGGATGGATTATGTCTCAAATGGATATAGGAGGAGCTATCTTAGCAAAAGAAATAGCAGGAGGGAGAGTAGTAACTGTCAGTGTTAATGGAATGACATTTTTAAGATCAGTTAGCGTAGGAGATGTAGTAAGTTGTTATGCGCATTGTATAAAAGTAGGAAATAGCTCAATTACCGTAAAAATTGAAGTATGGATTAAAAAAGTAACTTCTGAACCATTAGGATTGCATTATTGTACTACAGAAGCCGTTTTTGTATATGTAGCTATAGATAAAAAAGGAAAACCTAGAAATATATTCCCACTAAGTATTATGTGA
- a CDS encoding septation protein A, whose protein sequence is MKHLLNITPILAFFIAYKFYNIFYASIVLIITTVLSCILMQIMFNKVERIDYINCISVLFFGSLTLLFHNSAYIKWKVTIVYLILSLVLFINQICFKKLLIQKWLGKKIKLTNSTWNKLNIIWSVFFLSCAGINVYVIHYLSENAWVFFKVFGLTSITLCFMLLNGIYISLLLSKKNK, encoded by the coding sequence ATGAAGCATTTACTTAATATTACTCCAATTCTTGCCTTTTTTATTGCGTATAAATTTTACAATATTTTTTACGCATCTATTGTATTAATTATTACAACAGTATTATCGTGTATATTAATGCAGATTATGTTCAATAAAGTTGAAAGAATAGATTATATTAACTGTATTTCTGTTTTATTTTTTGGAAGTTTAACATTGTTATTTCATAATAGCGCTTATATTAAATGGAAAGTTACAATAGTATATTTAATTTTATCTCTCGTGCTTTTTATTAACCAAATTTGTTTTAAAAAATTACTCATACAAAAATGGTTAGGAAAAAAAATAAAATTAACCAATTCTACCTGGAACAAACTTAATATTATTTGGTCTGTTTTTTTTCTATCATGTGCTGGCATAAATGTATATGTTATACATTATTTATCGGAAAATGCATGGGTATTTTTTAAAGTTTTTGGATTAACCTCGATAACATTATGTTTTATGTTACTTAATGGAATATACATATCTCTTTTGCTATCCAAAAAAAATAAATAG
- a CDS encoding YciC family protein, whose amino-acid sequence MYITANSLYRDTVNFFKTQWLTVFVIIFASSIITATLDNFFAPTSNILIFFHESKKDQYYSLFEFIQTLTPNQQKQLLLFSIIKLISSLVGNTVLIGILIIFIQYISFKNENLFLQLKPKNLFLFLNLFTLILVNTVIIQIGLISLVLPGIILVILLSLSPIILIVNNVTIIQSILSSIKMTLCHAKIIFPAVILWLFSKFVVLVVLSDVKVIPEFILLLSLNIIINFISSILVIYLFRFHMLLSA is encoded by the coding sequence ATGTATATCACGGCAAATTCGTTATACCGTGACACTGTCAATTTTTTTAAAACACAATGGTTAACAGTATTTGTTATTATATTCGCTTCTTCTATCATAACTGCAACTTTAGATAATTTTTTTGCTCCTACTTCAAATATATTAATTTTTTTTCATGAATCAAAAAAAGATCAATATTATTCATTATTCGAATTTATACAAACGTTGACACCTAATCAACAAAAACAACTATTACTGTTTTCAATAATAAAACTAATTTCATCATTGGTTGGAAACACTGTATTAATAGGTATCCTAATAATATTCATACAATATATTTCATTTAAAAATGAAAATTTATTTTTACAATTAAAACCTAAAAATTTATTTTTATTTTTAAACTTGTTTACGCTAATATTGGTCAATACTGTGATTATTCAAATAGGATTAATATCATTAGTATTGCCAGGGATAATACTAGTCATACTACTATCTTTATCTCCAATTATATTAATAGTCAACAATGTAACTATAATACAATCTATTTTATCAAGTATAAAAATGACTTTATGTCATGCAAAAATAATTTTTCCTGCTGTTATATTATGGCTATTTTCAAAATTTGTTGTTTTAGTAGTTTTATCAGATGTAAAAGTCATTCCTGAATTCATACTATTATTATCATTAAACATAATAATTAATTTTATTTCTTCTATATTGGTTATATATTTATTTCGTTTTCACATGTTATTATCTGCATAA
- the trpA gene encoding tryptophan synthase subunit alpha: MNRYQKLYKTLIPFKHGCFIPFVILGDPSINTSLKIIDILIESGADGLELGIPFSDPLADGKIIQNANLRAFSSGISIYKCFKMLHDIRKKHKTIPIGLLSYANLIFKFGIKDFYLKCSNMDIDSILIADLPIEESYSFRKYAKICHISPVFICPPDAEQNIIKKIAKYSTGYIYLLSRSGVTGIDNEIIVPPLYLINKLKKITNVPIIQGFGISNTKQIKQIILSGISGIICGSIIIQLIEQYYHDEEKLIQKIKNLSLSLKKATKIIA; this comes from the coding sequence ATGAACCGTTATCAAAAATTGTATAAAACATTAATTCCATTTAAACATGGCTGCTTTATTCCTTTTGTAATTTTAGGTGATCCATCGATTAATACATCATTGAAAATTATTGATATTTTAATTGAAAGTGGAGCTGACGGGTTAGAACTAGGTATCCCATTTTCTGATCCTTTAGCAGATGGTAAAATTATACAAAATGCTAATTTAAGGGCTTTTAGTTCTGGTATTAGCATATATAAATGTTTTAAAATGTTACATGATATACGTAAAAAACATAAAACTATTCCAATAGGATTATTATCTTATGCTAATTTAATATTTAAATTCGGAATTAAAGACTTTTATTTAAAATGTTCTAATATGGATATTGATTCTATATTAATAGCAGATCTTCCGATTGAAGAATCATATAGCTTTAGAAAATATGCTAAAATTTGTCATATATCACCGGTGTTTATCTGTCCTCCTGATGCTGAACAGAACATAATTAAAAAAATTGCCAAATATAGCACGGGATATATTTATTTATTATCTAGATCAGGAGTTACTGGGATAGATAACGAAATAATAGTGCCACCATTATATTTAATTAATAAATTAAAAAAAATAACTAATGTACCCATAATACAGGGTTTTGGTATCTCTAATACTAAGCAAATAAAACAAATTATATTATCAGGAATATCTGGCATTATTTGCGGATCAATTATTATTCAATTGATTGAGCAATATTATCATGATGAAGAAAAACTTATACAAAAAATTAAAAATTTATCTCTATCTCTAAAAAAAGCTACGAAAATTATTGCATAA
- the trpB gene encoding tryptophan synthase subunit beta has translation MTLLNSYFGKFGGMYVPQILMPALYQLEKTFVSSLKDYQFKQELSNLLKNYAGRPTPLTLCQNLTKGTNTRIYLKREDLLHGGAHKTNQVLGQALLAKKMKKKEIIAETGAGQHGVASALSCALLGLQCRVYMGIKDIKRQQQNVFRMKLMGAKVIPVTSGSGTLKDACNEALRDWSKNYVNAHYMLGTAAGPHPYPTIVKEFQSIIGKEAKKQILAKEHCLPHAIIACIGGGSNAIGIFSSFITDNSVKLIGVEPAGKGIHTKKHGAPLTHGDTGIFFGMKTKIMQTEEGQIQESWSISAGLDFPAVGPEHAWLDSIKRATYVSVTDHEAIHAFQCLSQSEGIIPALECSHALAYALKLMKNDPNKHQVLIVNISGRGDKDIKTVKNFLKNSE, from the coding sequence ATGACTTTATTAAATTCATATTTTGGTAAATTTGGTGGTATGTATGTACCGCAAATTTTAATGCCTGCATTATATCAATTAGAAAAAACGTTCGTTTCCTCTTTAAAAGATTATCAATTTAAACAAGAACTATCTAATCTTTTAAAAAATTATGCAGGTAGACCGACACCATTAACGTTGTGTCAAAATTTAACAAAAGGTACAAATACACGTATTTATCTCAAACGAGAAGATTTACTTCATGGAGGCGCGCATAAAACTAATCAAGTTTTAGGACAAGCTTTATTGGCAAAAAAAATGAAAAAGAAAGAAATAATTGCAGAAACAGGAGCAGGTCAACACGGAGTTGCATCAGCTTTATCGTGTGCCTTATTGGGTCTACAATGTCGAGTTTATATGGGAATAAAAGATATTAAAAGACAACAACAAAACGTTTTTAGAATGAAACTAATGGGTGCAAAAGTAATACCAGTAACAAGTGGAAGTGGAACTTTAAAAGATGCATGTAACGAAGCACTACGAGATTGGTCAAAAAATTATGTTAACGCTCATTATATGCTTGGAACTGCTGCTGGACCTCACCCTTATCCGACTATAGTTAAGGAATTTCAAAGTATTATTGGAAAAGAAGCAAAAAAACAAATTCTTGCAAAAGAACATTGTTTACCTCACGCTATTATTGCATGCATTGGAGGAGGATCAAATGCTATTGGAATATTTTCATCCTTTATTACGGATAATTCAGTTAAACTAATTGGTGTAGAGCCAGCAGGAAAAGGCATTCATACTAAAAAGCATGGAGCCCCTTTAACTCATGGAGATACAGGTATATTTTTTGGTATGAAAACAAAAATTATGCAAACAGAAGAAGGTCAAATTCAAGAATCGTGGTCTATCTCTGCTGGCTTAGATTTCCCTGCAGTAGGACCTGAACATGCTTGGCTAGATAGCATTAAACGAGCTACATACGTATCAGTGACTGATCATGAAGCTATACATGCATTTCAATGTTTAAGTCAATCAGAAGGGATTATTCCAGCATTAGAATGCTCTCATGCATTAGCTTATGCACTTAAGTTGATGAAAAACGATCCTAATAAACATCAAGTACTGATTGTAAACATTTCAGGAAGGGGGGATAAGGACATTAAAACCGTAAAAAATTTTTTAAAAAATTCAGAGTAA
- the trpCF gene encoding bifunctional indole-3-glycerol-phosphate synthase TrpC/phosphoribosylanthranilate isomerase TrpF encodes MTSILTKIIKNKLSWIVNRKKIQPLSIFKNDIILSDRDFHQSLKKTHPAFILEFKKASPSLGVLNNFDPKFVAKIYKKYASAISVLTDEEYFHGKFEFIPTIRNIAVNQPILCKDFFIDPYQIYLARYYQADAILLMLSILNDYQYLLLKKLAKSLNMGILTEINNIEELNRAINLNAKIIGINNRNLHDFSISMTNTPHLASKIPKNIIIISESGIKNYHQLRQLKSIVQGFLIGSSLMVKTNLENAIRKIIIGNNKICGLTRLQDVKMSKKYGAIYAGFIFCKSSPRCINFETAININNVILMKYIGVFCNEDISIIIRLVKYLSLYAVQLHGQEDQIYINNLRKKLPENIKIWKAISLNNKSKPLNFKYVDKYVFDNTHGGSGSPFDWLLLKNQELNNIILAGGLNIKNCILASNLGCFGLDFNSGLETYPGIKDKSKIKLLFRSLREHKIIINKKCIN; translated from the coding sequence TTGACTAGTATACTAACAAAAATAATAAAAAATAAATTAAGTTGGATTGTAAATAGAAAAAAAATACAACCATTGTCTATTTTTAAAAATGATATTATATTATCAGATCGTGATTTTCATCAATCATTAAAAAAAACGCATCCTGCTTTTATATTAGAGTTTAAAAAGGCATCACCTTCGCTAGGGGTACTTAATAACTTTGATCCTAAATTTGTAGCTAAAATATATAAAAAGTATGCTTCAGCTATATCAGTATTAACTGATGAAGAATATTTTCATGGAAAATTCGAATTTATACCTACTATTCGAAATATTGCTGTTAATCAACCAATTTTATGCAAAGATTTTTTTATAGATCCATATCAAATATATTTAGCGAGGTATTATCAAGCTGATGCTATACTATTGATGTTATCTATTTTAAATGATTATCAGTACCTTTTACTTAAAAAGTTAGCTAAATCTCTCAACATGGGAATATTAACTGAAATAAACAACATCGAAGAACTAAATAGAGCTATAAATTTAAATGCAAAAATTATTGGAATTAACAATCGAAATTTACATGATTTTTCTATTTCAATGACTAATACACCCCACCTAGCCTCTAAGATACCAAAAAATATAATTATTATTAGTGAATCAGGTATCAAAAATTATCATCAATTAAGACAATTAAAATCTATTGTACAAGGTTTTCTTATCGGATCTTCTTTAATGGTTAAAACCAATCTAGAAAATGCTATTCGTAAAATTATAATAGGAAATAATAAAATATGCGGCTTAACACGACTACAAGATGTTAAAATGTCAAAAAAATATGGAGCTATTTACGCAGGTTTCATTTTTTGTAAATCTTCTCCACGATGTATTAATTTCGAAACAGCTATTAATATAAATAACGTTATTCTTATGAAATATATAGGAGTCTTTTGCAATGAAGATATCAGTATTATTATTCGTTTAGTAAAATATCTGTCATTATATGCTGTTCAACTCCATGGACAAGAAGATCAAATTTATATTAATAACTTAAGAAAGAAACTACCAGAAAATATAAAAATTTGGAAAGCTATTTCATTAAACAATAAAAGCAAACCATTAAATTTTAAATATGTAGACAAATATGTTTTTGACAATACACATGGAGGTAGTGGTTCTCCGTTTGATTGGTTGTTACTAAAAAATCAAGAACTAAATAATATTATTTTAGCTGGTGGACTAAATATAAAAAATTGTATTTTAGCATCTAATTTAGGTTGTTTCGGACTCGATTTTAATTCTGGATTAGAAACTTATCCTGGAATTAAAGATAAAAGTAAAATAAAATTATTATTTCGCTCTCTAAGAGAGCATAAGATAATAATTAATAAAAAATGTATAAATTAG
- the trpD gene encoding anthranilate phosphoribosyltransferase — protein MQTILNKIYNGDYLTEQESYKIFTCIMSKKINDIQLSAILIALKIRGESESEIMGALRACLKYVKPFPKPNYMFADIVGTGGDSSNSINISTTSAFVGATCGLKIIKHCNTNISSKTGSYELLKEFDIDVNVSPRKSREMLNTLNICFLFAPQYHISFKYVTLVRKILKTKTLFNILGPLLNPSQPPLSFIGVYSIKLMFPIAKILRKLNSHRSIIVYSNHTDEVTLHSPTNVIELNNSKINSYTLYPEDFGVHYHNKNSILGGTPKENYEIIKKTLQGKGPSAIAETIAANVAVLFKVFGNENLKKNTKYALKIIRSGKVYETISALSKF, from the coding sequence ATGCAAACTATATTAAATAAAATTTATAATGGCGATTATTTAACAGAACAAGAATCATATAAAATATTTACATGTATAATGTCTAAAAAAATTAATGATATACAATTGTCTGCAATATTAATAGCTTTAAAAATTAGAGGTGAATCTGAAAGTGAAATAATGGGAGCATTGCGTGCTTGTTTAAAATATGTCAAACCTTTTCCTAAACCAAATTACATGTTTGCTGATATTGTAGGAACTGGTGGAGATTCTAGTAATAGTATTAATATATCTACTACTAGTGCATTTGTAGGAGCAACTTGTGGATTAAAAATAATTAAACATTGCAATACAAACATATCTAGCAAAACTGGATCATATGAATTGTTAAAAGAATTTGATATTGACGTAAATGTATCACCAAGAAAATCTCGAGAAATGTTAAATACATTAAATATTTGTTTTTTATTTGCACCTCAGTATCATATAAGTTTTAAATATGTAACGTTAGTTCGAAAAATATTAAAAACGAAAACACTATTTAATATATTAGGACCGTTGTTAAATCCGTCTCAACCACCGTTATCTTTTATAGGTGTTTATAGTATTAAACTAATGTTTCCTATTGCAAAGATATTAAGAAAATTAAACAGTCACCGTTCAATAATAGTATACAGTAATCATACAGACGAAGTTACTTTACATAGTCCTACAAATGTCATTGAATTAAATAATTCTAAAATTAATTCATATACACTATATCCAGAAGATTTTGGGGTTCATTATCACAATAAAAATTCTATTTTAGGGGGTACGCCTAAGGAAAACTATGAAATTATTAAAAAAACATTACAGGGCAAAGGTCCTTCTGCAATTGCAGAAACCATAGCAGCTAATGTAGCTGTATTATTTAAAGTATTTGGTAACGAAAATTTAAAAAAAAATACAAAATATGCTTTAAAAATAATTCGTAGTGGAAAAGTATACGAAACTATTTCTGCATTGTCTAAATTTTAA